In a single window of the Elaeis guineensis isolate ETL-2024a chromosome 8, EG11, whole genome shotgun sequence genome:
- the LOC105050872 gene encoding eukaryotic initiation factor 4A-15, with the protein MAGVAPEGSQFDARQYDAKMNDLLSTDGQDFFTSYDEVYDSFDAMGLQENLLRGIYAYGFEKPSAIQQRGIVPFCKGLDVIQQAQSGTGKTATFCSGILQQLNYELVECQALVLAPTRELAQQIEKVMRALGDYLGVKVHACVGGTSVREDQRILSSGVHVVVGTPGRVFDMLRRQSLRPDYIRMFVLDEADEMLSRGFKDQIYDIFQLLPSKIQVGVFSATMPPEALEITRKFMNKPVRILVKRDELTLEGIKQFYVNIEREEWKLETLCDLYETLAITQSVIFVNTRRKVDWLTDKMRSRDHTVSATHGDMDQNTRDIIMREFRSGSSRVLITTDLLARGIDVQQVSLVINYDLPTQPENYLHRIGRSGRFGRKGVAINFVTRDDERMLFDIQRFYNVVIEELPSNVADLL; encoded by the exons ATGGCAGGAGTGGCACCAGAGGGATCTCAATTTGATGCTCGTCAATATGATGCTAAGATGAATGACCT GTTGTCGACAGATGGTCAGGACTTTTTTACATCATATGACGAGGTCTATGATAGTTTCGATGCCATGGGGCTTCAAGAAAATCTTCTGAGGGGCATTTATGCTTATG GTTTTGAAAAGCCTTCTGCAATTCAGCAGAGAGGAATTGTTCCCTTCTGCAAGGGACTGGATGTGATTCAGCAGGCACAATCAGGGACAGGAAAAACAGCAACTTTCTGTTCAGGAATTTTGCAGCAGCTTAATTACGAGCTGGTTGAGTGCCAAGCCTTGGTTCTTGCCCCAACTCGAGAATTAGCACAGCAAATTGAGAAGGTCATGCGAGCACTTGGTGATTACCTGGGTGTAAAAGTTCATGCCTGTGTAGGAGGAACCAGTGTGCGTGAGGATCAACGGATTCTTTCAAGTGGAGTCCATGTTGTTGTTGGTACTCCAGGTCGTGTATTCGACATGTTAAGAAGGCAGTCTCTTCGGCCTGATTATATTAGGATGTTTGTTTTGGATGAGGCAGATGAAATGCTTTCACGTGGTTTCAAGGATCAG ATCTATgacatcttccagcttcttcctTCGAAAATCCAGGTTGGGGTTTTCTCTGCCACAATGCCTCCTGAGGCCCTCGAGATAACCCGCAAATTCATGAATAAACCTGTGAGGATCCTTGTGAAGCGAGATGAGCTCACCCTTGAGGGTATTAAACAATTTTATGTCAATATTGAGAGAGAAGAGTGGAAGCTCGAGACTCTCTGTGATCTTTATGAGACTCTTGCAATCACTCAGAGTGTCATCTTTGTGAACACCCGGCGCAAGGTTGACTGGCTCACGGACAAGATGAGGAGCAGGGATCACACGGTCTCAGCCACACATGGAGACATGGATCAGAATACCAGGGACATTATAATGCGTGAATTCCGATCTGGCTCCTCCCGTGTTTTGATCACCACTGATCTCCTTGCCCGTGGTATCGATGTCCAGCAAGTCTCACTGGTCATAAATTATGACCTGCCAACCCAACCAGAGAACTATCTCCACCGAATTGGACGAAGTGGACGTTTTGGAAGGAAGGGTGTTGCGATCAACTTTGTCACTCGTGATGATGAAAGGATGTTGTTTGATATCCAGAGGTTTTACAACGTGGTGATTGAGGAGCTGCCATCTAATGTTGCAGACCTTCTCTAG